In Pyrus communis chromosome 1, drPyrComm1.1, whole genome shotgun sequence, the following are encoded in one genomic region:
- the LOC137715667 gene encoding B-box zinc finger protein 19-like isoform X1: protein MRTLCDSCESAAAIVFCAADEAALCRACDEKVHMCNKLASRHVRVGLATPSEVPRCDICENGPAFFYCEIDGSSLCLLCDLIVHVGGKRMHGRYLVLRQRVEFPGDKPGNIEDPASQPTDPGETRRVQQPHPPRMTIGENLQNHRVSPIRASDADADEHVKMDKKLIDLNMKPHRMHVQASNKEVRVLSLFSTVGLILALFLF from the exons ATGCGAACACTTTGTGACTCCTGTGAAAGCGCTGCCGCAATCGTGTTTTGCGCTGCCGACGAGGCTGCTCTTTGCCGCGCCTGTGACGAGAAG GTTCATATGTGCAATAAGCTTGCTAGCCGGCATGTTCGGGTCGGTCTTGCAACTCCCAGTGAAGTTCCCCGCTGCGACATTTGTGAAAATGGACCTG CTTTCTTTTATTGCGAGATAGATGGAAGTTCCCTCTGTTTGCTATGTGATTTGATTGTTCATGTTGGAGGCAAAAGAATGCATGGAAGATATCTTGTACTGAGACAAAGAGTTGAG TTTCCAGGAGATAAACCTGGTAATATTGAGGACCCAGCTTCCCAACCCACTGATCCAGGCGAGACCAGAAGAGTACAACAACCCCATCCACCTAGAATGACAATTGGAGAGAACCTGCAAAATCATCGGGTGTCTCCTATTCGTGCTTCAGATGCCGATGCTGATGAGCATGTAAAGATGGATAAAAAATTGATTGATTTGAACATGAAGCCTCATCGGATGCATGTACAAGCTTCAAACAAGGAGGTTAGAGTGCTTTCATTATTTAGTACTGTCGGTTTGATCCTAGCACTGTTTTTGTTTTAG
- the LOC137715667 gene encoding B-box zinc finger protein 19-like isoform X2, with amino-acid sequence MRTLCDSCESAAAIVFCAADEAALCRACDEKVHMCNKLASRHVRVGLATPSEVPRCDICENGPAFFYCEIDGSSLCLLCDLIVHVGGKRMHGRYLVLRQRVEFPGDKPGNIEDPASQPTDPGETRRVQQPHPPRMTIGENLQNHRVSPIRASDADADEHVKMDKKLIDLNMKPHRMHVQASNKED; translated from the exons ATGCGAACACTTTGTGACTCCTGTGAAAGCGCTGCCGCAATCGTGTTTTGCGCTGCCGACGAGGCTGCTCTTTGCCGCGCCTGTGACGAGAAG GTTCATATGTGCAATAAGCTTGCTAGCCGGCATGTTCGGGTCGGTCTTGCAACTCCCAGTGAAGTTCCCCGCTGCGACATTTGTGAAAATGGACCTG CTTTCTTTTATTGCGAGATAGATGGAAGTTCCCTCTGTTTGCTATGTGATTTGATTGTTCATGTTGGAGGCAAAAGAATGCATGGAAGATATCTTGTACTGAGACAAAGAGTTGAG TTTCCAGGAGATAAACCTGGTAATATTGAGGACCCAGCTTCCCAACCCACTGATCCAGGCGAGACCAGAAGAGTACAACAACCCCATCCACCTAGAATGACAATTGGAGAGAACCTGCAAAATCATCGGGTGTCTCCTATTCGTGCTTCAGATGCCGATGCTGATGAGCATGTAAAGATGGATAAAAAATTGATTGATTTGAACATGAAGCCTCATCGGATGCATGTACAAGCTTCAAACAAGGAG GACTAG
- the LOC137715030 gene encoding probable serine protease EDA2 codes for FVQLDIDGDFMYFLADAAGTVFQSGIPDKLCSPLVQAKTNEEDLVETYAKYVKDHYLGSFGVDVETYNQKHLKNTAVSEGSSDRLWWFQVCTEVAYFQVAPANDSIRSPKIDTRYHLDLCKNVFGEGIYPDVVATNLYYGGKKIAGSKIVFTNGSQDPWRHASKQTSSPDMPSYVISCHNCGHGTDLRGCPQFPFPPKGNSQNCSNPDAVNKVRQQIVEHIGVWLSECQDTGRSYM; via the exons TTTGTGCAGCTTGATATTGATGGcgattttatgtattttctggCGGATGCTGCTGGTACAGTG TTTCAATCTGGAATTCCAGATAAGTTATGCTCCCCTCTTGTTCAAGCAAAGACAAATGAAGAGGATTTGGTG GAAACATATGCTAAATACGTTAAAGATCATTATCTGGGAAGTTTTGGCGTTGATGTTGAAACATATAATCAGAAGCACTTGAAGAATACTGCTGTTAGTGAGGGCAGTTCAGATCGATTGTGGTGGTTCCAAGTTTGTACTGAAGTTGCATATTTTCAGGTGGCACCTGCAAATGATAGCATCCGGTCTCCAAAAATTGACACAAG ATACCATTTGGACCTTTGCAAGAATGTTTTCGGAGAGGGCATCTATCCTGATGTTGTTGCAACAAATCTATACTATGGAGGCAAAAAAATTGCAG GTTCAAAAATAGTATTTACAAATGGTTCACAGGATCCCTGGCGTCATGCATCCAAACAGACTTCATCTCCAGATA TGCCTTCCTATGTCATATCTTGCCATAATTGTGGCCATGGAACTGATTTGAGAGGATGTCCTCAGTTTCCCTTTCCCCCTAAAG GCAATTCCCAGAACTGCAGCAACCCTGATGCAGTCAACAAAGTAAGGCAACAAATTGTGGAACATATTGGCGTGTGGCTTTCTGAATGCCAAGACACTGGTAGGAGTTACATGTAA